AGCGACGAGGATGACGGACGATATCGAGACGCGAGTACTACACTGAAAATGTTTCGTCCGAGCGAATAGTTGACAACCGGAAAGTGTTAGTCGCTGGTGTGTGCCACTACCCATATGGTATTACCCGAGGGGTTCGTGCTCCCGCCGTGGTACCTCCTCGTTCCGATTCTCGTGGTACTGGCGGGGGTCATCGCACTGCTGTGGGCGCTCGAGCCGCCGGTGACCGACCGGACGGTGCTGGCGTTCGTCCCGTGGATGTTGTTCGGCTCGGCCTTGCACGTCCTTCACCGACTCGAGGCGTATCCGGACCAATTCGAAACGCTGTTCGCGACGCCGACCGTCTATCTCGTGACGGCGATCATCGCCGGCGGCAGTTGGATCATCGGGATCTTCCTCTACGCGGGCGGGTTGCAGTCGACGATCGAGCGGTTCGTCGGCGTCGCCGGAACGGCGTTTTTCGCCGTCTTCACGATGGTCATCCTCAACATCGGCTGGGAGGAGGGGACGTTCGAACTGTTCTGGCCCGTCATTAGCGTCGTCATCGCCGGAATCGTCACCGCAGTCGCCTGGATCGCGCTCAGCCTCTGGTTCACCGACGTCGCCGCGACGACGAGCGCCACCGGCGCGCTTGTCGTCTTCGGACACACCTTAGACGGCGTCTCGACGGCGATCGGCTACGACGTCCTCGGCGCGGCCGAAGACGTGCCGCTCTCGCGGCTGATCCTCGAGGCCGGCGAGTCGCTGCCAACCGTCGAGTACATCGGCGCCGGCTGGCTGTTCATCCTCGTGAAGGTCGTCTTGGCGCTGGTAATCGTCGGCCTGTTCAAAGAATGGGTCGAGGAGCAACCACAGCAGGCGCGGACGGTGCTCGCACTGGTCGCCGCGGTCGGACTCGGCCCGGGCGTTCACAACGTCTTGCAGTTTATCGTCACCTAGATTTTTTTCAGACGGTACCGTCTTCTCGCTCGTATCGCATGGTTCCCACCGTACTCACCGCCGGCCACGTCAACTGGGATGTCACGCTCCGCGTCGATCGACTCCCCGAGGCCGACGGTGAGGCGACGATCCGCTCACAGCGCCAGTCCGGCGGCGGCAGCGCCGCGAACGTCGCCGCCGCACTCGCCGGCCTCGAGGTCGACACGGGCCTGATCGGCAGCGTCGGCGACGACGACAACGGCCTGCTCGCCAGGCGCGAACTCGAGGACGCGGGCGTCTCGCTCTCGGGGCTGCAGGTCGTCGAGGGAGCCGACACCGCCGTCAAGTACCTGCTGGTCGACGATACGGGCGAGGTGTCGATCCTCGGCAACGACGGCGTCAACGAGGCCGTCCGGCCGGCCGACCTCGACGCGTCT
Above is a window of Natronorubrum tibetense GA33 DNA encoding:
- a CDS encoding DUF63 family protein is translated as MVLPEGFVLPPWYLLVPILVVLAGVIALLWALEPPVTDRTVLAFVPWMLFGSALHVLHRLEAYPDQFETLFATPTVYLVTAIIAGGSWIIGIFLYAGGLQSTIERFVGVAGTAFFAVFTMVILNIGWEEGTFELFWPVISVVIAGIVTAVAWIALSLWFTDVAATTSATGALVVFGHTLDGVSTAIGYDVLGAAEDVPLSRLILEAGESLPTVEYIGAGWLFILVKVVLALVIVGLFKEWVEEQPQQARTVLALVAAVGLGPGVHNVLQFIVT